In Triticum aestivum cultivar Chinese Spring chromosome 5B, IWGSC CS RefSeq v2.1, whole genome shotgun sequence, the following proteins share a genomic window:
- the LOC123115819 gene encoding uncharacterized protein, whose protein sequence is MDLAENSIVSAAFPLLVLAPPPDSDCSSYKVFSLPEQKLQDVTSSVSTKKVCFATPQGWVLVLSSSDSSPEDAGTHLLNPKDGSKIELPTLKDDEVPWTCRVLPES, encoded by the exons ATGGATTTGGCCGAGAATTCGATCGTGTCCGCGGCTTTCCCGCTGCTGGTGCTTGCGCCGCCGCCAGATTCAGATTGTTCGTCGTACAAGGTCTTCAGTTTACCCGAGCAGAAGCTTCAAGATGTAACTTCGTCGGTGTCGACTAAGAAGGTATGCTTTGCGACGCCGCAAGGCTGGGTCCTGGTCCTGAGCTCCTCCGATTCCTCGCCAGAAGACGCAGGGACCCATCTCCTGAACCCTAAGGACGGATCAAAAATCGAGCTTCCGACTCTCAAGGACGACGAGGTCCCGTGGACGTGCAG GGTATTGCCCGAGTCATGA